One window of the Marmota flaviventris isolate mMarFla1 chromosome 2, mMarFla1.hap1, whole genome shotgun sequence genome contains the following:
- the Bpifb6 gene encoding BPI fold-containing family B member 6 produces the protein MEESHILEKMAAEAGKKRPGVKPIKGITNMKVKDVQLPVITLNFVPEVGIFQCVSTGMTITGKSFMGGNMEIIIVLNITATNRLLQEEETGLPVFKSEGCEITLVSVKTNLPSNMLPKMVNKFLDSTLHKVLPGMLCPAIDAVLVYVNQKWARLSDPMPVGQMGTVKYALMSTPATTASHIQVDFSPEVTQQKGKTIKLAEDGGPLEIPGGYAEGSSQLLLSAALLTAELALLQKSFNMDIQDQTIGELPPQTTVTLAGFIPEVAEAYPKPKPVVTQIRINKPPKVTMKTGKSLLHFHGSLEIFTTRRRGKPPVSLFLLETHFNLKIQYSVQGNRLQMDTSVDRLLSLTRGSSSIGNFNEEELTGYITDYLQEAFVPVVNDVLRVGFPLPDLLAIDYNLAELHIAENALVLDLKLD, from the exons ATGGAGGAGAGTCACATCCTGGAGAAGATGGCAGCCGAAGCTGGCAAGAAGCGGCCGGGCGTGAAGCCCATCAAGGGCATCACCAA CATGAAGGTCAAGGACGTCCAGCTCCCTGTCATCACGCTGAACTTCGTCCCTGAAGTGGGCATCTTCCAGTGTGTGTCCACGGGCATGACCATCACGGGAAAGAG tTTCATGGGAGGGAACATGGAGATCATCATCGTCCTGAACATCACAGCCACCAACCGGCTCCTGCAGGAGGAGGAGACGGGCCTCCCTGTGTTCAAGAGCGAGGGCTGTGAGATCACCCTGGTCAGCGTGAAGACCAACCTGCCCAGCAA CATGCTGCCCAAGATGGTCAACAAGTTCCTGGACAGCACCCTGCACAAGGTCCTCCCCGGCATG CTGTGTCCAGCCATTGACGCAGTCCTGGTGTACGTGAACCAGAAGTGGGCCAGACTCAGTG ACCCCATGCCCGTGGGCCAGATGGGCACTGTCAAGTACGCCCTGATGTCCACACCGGCCACCACGGCCAGCCACATCCAGGTGGACTTCAGC CCCGAGGTGACGCAGCAGAAAGGCAAAACCATCAAGCTGGCCGAGGACGGGGGGCCCCTCGAGATCCCGGGGGGCTATGCCGAGGGGTCATCGCAGCTGCTGCTCTCGGCCGCCCTGCTCACAGCTGAGCTGGCCCTTCTGCAGAAGTCCTTCAACATGGACATCCAGGACCAGACG ATTGGTGAGCTGCCACCACAAACCACGGTGACCCTGGCCGGCTTCATCCCTGAG GTGGCCGAGGCCTATCCCAAGCCCAAGCCCGTAGTGACCCAGATCAGGATAAACAAGCCCCCCAAGGTCACCATGAAGACGGGCAAGAGCCTGCTGCACTTCCACGGCTCGCTGGAGATCTTCACCACCCGGCGGCGGGGCAAGCCCCCCGTGTCCCTGTTCCTCCTGGAGACA CACTTCAACTTGAAAATCCAGTACTCGGTGCAGGGGAACCGGCTGCAGATGGACACCTCTGTGGACAG ATTGCTGAGCCTGACGCGGGGGTCCTCATCGATTGGTAACTTCAAC GAGGAGGAGCTGACTGGCTATATCACCGATTATCTCCAGGAAGCCTTTGTCCCCGTGGTCAACG ATGTGCTCCGAGTGGGGTTCCCGCTCCCGGATCTTCTGGCCATCGATTACAACCTGGCGGAGCTGCACATAGCAGAG AATGCTCTAGTGCTGGATCTGAAGCTGGACTGA